In Drosophila yakuba strain Tai18E2 chromosome 2R, Prin_Dyak_Tai18E2_2.1, whole genome shotgun sequence, a single genomic region encodes these proteins:
- the LOC6530678 gene encoding general transcription and DNA repair factor IIH helicase subunit XPD, whose protein sequence is MKLSVDGLLVYFPYEYIYPEQYAYMLELKRSLDAKGHCLLEMPSGTGKTATLLSLIVAYMVEHPETVRKLIYCSRTVPEIEKVIAELQNLMVYYERNCPNPPPLTGLVLSSRKNMCIHPEVSKEREGKAVDGKCYGLTASYIRERHEMDAETPICQYFEGFSMEGKESTLPVGVYSIDDLKEYGRARNWCPYFLARYAIAHAHIVVYSYHYLLDPKIAQVVSKEMSRESCVVFDEAHNIDNVCIDSMSVKINRRTVERSTNALNQLTKLVQDIREEDTNRLNEEYQRMVQGLKDASVQRDTDMILANPVLPNDVLTEVVPGNIRNADHFLSFLRRFIEYIKTRLRVHHVVQESPAGFLKDISTKICIERKPLRFCAERLSSLLRTLEISDLTEYGALTLITHFATLVSTYTKGFTIIIEPFDDKTPTVSNPILHFSCLDSSIAMAPVFSRFQTVVITSGTLSPMDMYPKILDFDPVVMSSFTMTLARPCLLPMIVSKGNDQVTISSKFETREDTAVIRNYGQLLVEVAKTVPDGIVCFFTSYLYLESVVASWYDQGIVDTLLRYKLLFIETQDNAETSYALMNYVKACDCGRGAVLLAVARGKVSEGVDFDHHYGRAVLMFGIPYVYTQSRILKARLDYLRDQFQIRENDFLTFDAMRHAAQCVGRALRGKTDYGIMIFADKRFSRHDKRSRLPKWIQEHLVDSFCNLSTEEAVQLARRWLRRMAQPFTREDQLGISLLTLAQLENMEQEKLERQAQGKQGVGGEVQEL, encoded by the exons ATGAA GCTCAGCGTGGACGGCCTGCTGGTGTACTTTCCGTACGAGTACATCTACCCGGAACAGTATGCCTACATGCTTGAACTTAAGCGCAGTCTGGACGCCAAGGGCCACTGCCTGTTGGAGATGCCCTCGGGAACGGGGAAGACGGCCACCCTCCTCTCCCTGATCGTGGCCTACATGGTGGAGCATCCGGAGACTGTTCGCAAGCTGATCTACTGCTCGCGTACTGTCCCCGAAATCGAAAAGGTCATCGCCGAGCTGCAGAACCTAATGGTTTACTACGAGCGCAACTGCCCCAATCCACCACCACTTACCGGTCTGGTGCTTAGCTCAAGAAAGAACATGTGCATCCATCCGGAGGTCAGCAAGGAGCGCGAGGGCAAAGCCGTGGACGGCAAATGCTACGGACTTACCGCCAGCTACATTCGTGAGCGGCACGAGATGGACGCCGAGACGCCCATCT GCCAGTACTTTGAGGGATTTAGTATGGAGGGCAAGGAGTCCACATTGCCGGTCGGCGTCTACAGCATCGATGATCTCAAGGAATACGGACGGGCGCGCAACTGGTGTCCCTACTTTTTGGCTCGTTATGCT ATTGCCCATGCTCACATTGTGGTATACAGTTACCACTATCTGTTAGATCCAAAGATTGCCCAGGTGGTATCGAAGGAGATGAGTCGCGAGTCTTGCGTAGTTTTTGATGAGGCGCACAACATCGACAACGTTTGCATCGATTCGATGAGTGTGAAGATCAACAGACGCACCGTGGAGCGAAGCACGAACGCTTTGAACCAGCTTACCAAACTGGTACAGGA CATTCGCGAAGAGGACACAAATCGCCTGAACGAGGAGTATCAACGCATGGTTCAGGGCCTGAAGGATGCCAGTGTTCAACGCGACACGGACATGATCCTGGCCAATCCGGTCCTGCCAAACGATGTCCTAACCGAGGTGGTGCCCGGAAACATTAGGAACGCCGATCATTTCCTTAGCTTTTTGCGTCGATTCATTGAGTATATAAAGACGAGACTGCGCGTTCATCATGTCGTCCAGGAGTCGCCTGCGGGCTTTCTTAAGGATATATCCACAAAAATTTGTATAGAGCGAAAACCTCTGCGGTTCTGCGCTGAGCGCTTGTCCAGTCTGCTGCGTACGCTTGAGATCAGTGATTTGACCGAGTATGGAGCCCTTACCTTG ATTACACATTTTGCCACCCTGGTGTCCACCTACACAAAGGGCTTCACAATCATTATAGAACCCTTCGACGATAAAACGCCGACTGTTTCGAATCCCATTCTACACTTTAGTTGCCTAGACTCTTCGATTGCCATGGCTCCGGTATTTTCGAGATTCCAAACCGTGGTCATCACATCGGGCACTTTGTCACCGATGGACATGTACCCGAAGATACTCGATTTCGATCCAGTGGTCATGAGCAGCTTTACCATGACACTGGCCCGTCCATGTCTTCTTCCTATG ATTGTATCGAAGGGCAACGACCAGGTGACCATTTCTTCCAAGTTCGAGACGCGAGAAGACACCGCAGTCATCCGAAACTATGGCCAGCTGTTGGTGGAGGTGGCAAAGACAGTACCGGACGGTATTGTATGCTTCTTCACCTCGTATTTGTACTTGGAGTCGGTGGTGGCCTCCTGGTATGATCAGGGAATCGTCGACACCTTGCTGCGGTACAAGCTTCTATTCATTGAGACTCAGGACAATGCCGAGACGAGCTACGCCCTGATGAACTATGTTAAG GCTTGCGATTGTGGTCGTGGAGCAGTGCTGTTGGCTGTGGCGCGTGGCAAGGTCTCCGAGGGTGTGGATTTCGACCATCATTATGGTCGCGCGGTGCTCATGTTCGGCATCCCCTACGTGTACACGCAGTCGCGGATTCTGAAGGCCCGGTTGGACTACCTGCGGGATCAGTTTCAGATACGTGAGAACGACTTCCTGACCTTCGATGCCATGCGTCATGCGGCACAGTGCGTGGGCCGTGCGCTGCGCGGCAAGACGGACTACGGCATCATGATCTTCGCGGACAAGCGCTTCTCGCGCCACGACAAAAGGTCGCGTCTGCCCAAGTGGATCCAAGAGCACTTGGTGGACAGCTTCTGCAACCTGAGCACGGAGGAGGCCGTGCAGTTGGCCCGCCGTTGGCTGAGGCGTATGGCGCAACCGTTCACCCGGGAGGATCAGCTGGGCATCTCGCTGCTGACCCTCGCCCAGCTGGAGAACATGGAGCAGGAGAAGCTGGAGCGGCAGGCTCAGGGCAAACAAGGCGTTGGCGGTGAGGTGCAGGAGCTGTAA
- the LOC6530679 gene encoding U6 snRNA-associated Sm-like protein LSm1, which produces MDDLNPLAGTAHLLEEVDKKLMVLLRDGRTLIGYLRSVDQFANLVLQRTIERIHVGNEYGDIPRGVFIIRGENVVLLGEIDREKEQKLPLKEISVDEILDAQRREQEQRQEKHRLVSKALKERGLAVDANIINEDFC; this is translated from the exons ATGGACGACTTGAATCCGCTGGCGGGAACGGCTCACCTCCTGGAAGAGGTTGACA AGAAACTGATGGTCCTATTGAGAGACGGACGGACTCTGATTGGATACCTGCGATCCGTGGACCAGTTCGCTAACCTGGTACTGCAGCGCACCATCGAGCGGATACATGTGGGCAACGAGTACGGCGACATTCCCCGCGGAGTCTTCATCATTCGCGGCGAGAATGTGGTGCTGCTGGGTGAAATT GACCGTGAGAAGGAGCAAAAACTGCCACTCAAAGAGATATCCGTTGACGAAATCCTGGACGCACAGCGTAGGGAACAGGAGCAGCGGCAGGAGAAACACCGCCTGGTATCCAAGGCACTAAAGGAACGAGGCCTGGCCGTAGATGCCAACATAATCAACGAGGACTTTTGCTAA
- the LOC6530675 gene encoding GTP cyclohydrolase 1 isoform X2: MSFTRQLSEMSASELNDAIDDTNFPQAHILSRGRNNSVCSTSSTSGTSSLADRPQPQTEQSTAIAGTPVEEVAPASTLVPVSGNQRPRLILKTNGSSPDSDGTQPKTPMTPRTSTTPGHEKCTFHHDLELDHKPPTREALLPDMARSYRLLLGGLGENPDRQGLIKTPERAAKAMLYFTKGYDQSLEDVLNGAVFDEDHDEMVVVKDIEMFSMCEHHLVPFYGKVSIGYLPCNKILGLSKLARIVEIFARRLQVQERLTKQIAVAVTQAVQPAGVAVVVEGVHMCMVMRGVQKINSKTVTSTMLGVFRDDPKTREEFLNLVNSK; encoded by the exons ATGAGCTTCACCCGCCAACTGTCCGAGATGAGTGCCAGCGAGCTGAACGATGCCATCGACGACACCAACTTCCCGCAGGCCCACATCCTATCGCGCGGTCGCAACAACAGCGTCTGCTCAACAAGTAGCACCTCGGGCACCTCTTCGCTGGCGGACAGGCCGCAGCCCCAGACGGAGCAGTCCACTGCCATTGCGGGCACGCCCGTCGAGGAGGTGGCTCCAGCTTCTACTCTCGTCCCGGTGTCCGGCAATCAGAGACCCCGCCTCATCCTGAAGACGAACGGCAGCAGTCCGGATAGCGATGGTACACAACCGAAAACACCAATGACACCGCGTACATCGACAACGCCAG GCCACGAGAAGTGCACGTTCCACCACGACCTGGAGCTGGACCACAAGCCACCAACGCGAGAGGCCCTACTCCCGGACATGGCCCGCTCGTACCGTCTCCTTTTGGGCGGCCTGGGCGAGAATCCCGACCGCCAGGGACTGATCAAGACACCGGAGCGGGCGGCCAAGGCCATGCTGTACTTCACCAAGGGCTATGACCAGAGTCTCGAGG ATGTTCTCAACGGAGCCGTGTTCGACGAGGATCATGACGAAATGGTCGTAGTCAAGGACATTGAAATGTTCTCCATGTGCGAGCATCATTTGGTGCCTTTCTACGGCAAGGTATCAATCGGTTACTTGCCGTGCAACAAGATTCTCGGACTCAGCAAATTGGCACG CATTGTGGAAATATTTGCGCGTCGCCTGCAAGTACAGGAGCGCTTGACTAAGCAGATCGCAGTGGCCGTGACTCAGGCTGTGCAACCTGCTGGAGTCGCAGTTGTAGTAGAGGGAGT CCACATGTGCATGGTGATGCGAGGCGTGCAGAAAATCAACAGCAAAACTGTTACCTCAACTATGCTGGGCGTGTTCCGAGACGATCCCAAGACCCGGGAGGAGTTCCTGAACTTAGTCAATAGCAAATAG
- the LOC6530675 gene encoding GTP cyclohydrolase 1 isoform X1 has product MSFTRQLSEMSASELNDAIDDTNFPQAHILSRGRNNSVCSTSSTSGTSSLADRPQPQTEQSTAIAGTPVEEVAPASTLVPVSGNQRPRLILKTNGSSPDSDGTQPKTPMTPRTSTTPGSGHEKCTFHHDLELDHKPPTREALLPDMARSYRLLLGGLGENPDRQGLIKTPERAAKAMLYFTKGYDQSLEDVLNGAVFDEDHDEMVVVKDIEMFSMCEHHLVPFYGKVSIGYLPCNKILGLSKLARIVEIFARRLQVQERLTKQIAVAVTQAVQPAGVAVVVEGVHMCMVMRGVQKINSKTVTSTMLGVFRDDPKTREEFLNLVNSK; this is encoded by the exons ATGAGCTTCACCCGCCAACTGTCCGAGATGAGTGCCAGCGAGCTGAACGATGCCATCGACGACACCAACTTCCCGCAGGCCCACATCCTATCGCGCGGTCGCAACAACAGCGTCTGCTCAACAAGTAGCACCTCGGGCACCTCTTCGCTGGCGGACAGGCCGCAGCCCCAGACGGAGCAGTCCACTGCCATTGCGGGCACGCCCGTCGAGGAGGTGGCTCCAGCTTCTACTCTCGTCCCGGTGTCCGGCAATCAGAGACCCCGCCTCATCCTGAAGACGAACGGCAGCAGTCCGGATAGCGATGGTACACAACCGAAAACACCAATGACACCGCGTACATCGACAACGCCAGGTAGTG GCCACGAGAAGTGCACGTTCCACCACGACCTGGAGCTGGACCACAAGCCACCAACGCGAGAGGCCCTACTCCCGGACATGGCCCGCTCGTACCGTCTCCTTTTGGGCGGCCTGGGCGAGAATCCCGACCGCCAGGGACTGATCAAGACACCGGAGCGGGCGGCCAAGGCCATGCTGTACTTCACCAAGGGCTATGACCAGAGTCTCGAGG ATGTTCTCAACGGAGCCGTGTTCGACGAGGATCATGACGAAATGGTCGTAGTCAAGGACATTGAAATGTTCTCCATGTGCGAGCATCATTTGGTGCCTTTCTACGGCAAGGTATCAATCGGTTACTTGCCGTGCAACAAGATTCTCGGACTCAGCAAATTGGCACG CATTGTGGAAATATTTGCGCGTCGCCTGCAAGTACAGGAGCGCTTGACTAAGCAGATCGCAGTGGCCGTGACTCAGGCTGTGCAACCTGCTGGAGTCGCAGTTGTAGTAGAGGGAGT CCACATGTGCATGGTGATGCGAGGCGTGCAGAAAATCAACAGCAAAACTGTTACCTCAACTATGCTGGGCGTGTTCCGAGACGATCCCAAGACCCGGGAGGAGTTCCTGAACTTAGTCAATAGCAAATAG
- the LOC6530680 gene encoding uncharacterized protein LOC6530680 isoform X2, producing MDFLREFVRKRRERRGRERDREQKPTGWMKVELQRRRRIRLPLDTDTLIEDHGSQAYDEGEEQHEYDAKLESHTTQSETYSVLVEADDGQEPEQESYDEFLGDTECEQKVKVVTIHPESADPKVTSAPEPVESNQADLNYLVCMPPNVNQEREHSAPELTNPPAVIPQKTSETEDDFFCKSIAAYLRQLSRVHKIKAKVEMYQILEKYILLEESGTGSGAGGSG from the coding sequence ATGGATTTCTTACGAGAGTTTGTGCGCAAGAGACGCGAGCGCCGAGGACGCGAACGGGATCGGGAACAAAAGCCAACCGGGTGGATGAAGGTTGAGTTACAGCGTCGCCGTCGCATCCGCCTGCCCCTGGATACAGACACCTTGATCGAGGATCATGGTTCGCAAGCTTACGACGAGGGCGAGGAGCAACACGAATACGACGCTAAGCTGGAGTCTCATACCACGCAGTCCGAAACGTATTCGGTGCTCGTGGAGGCGGACGATGGCCAGGAGCCCGAACAGGAGAGCTACGACGAGTTTCTTGGCGATACGGAGTGCGAGCAGAAGGTTAAAGTGGTCACAATTCATCCGGAATCCGCTGATCCAAAGGTGACATCCGCACCCGAACCTGTGGAGTCTAACCAGGCGGATCTGAACTACTTGGTCTGTATGCCGCCCAATGTAAATCAGGAGCGAGAGCATTCCGCCCCAGAATTAACCAATCCGCCGGCCGTCATCCCTCAAAAAACCTCCGAAACGGAGGACGACTTCTTTTGCAAATCAATCGCCGCTTACTTGCGTCAACTGTCGCGCGTGCACAAGATCAAGGCCAAGGTGGAGATGTACCAGATTCTGGAGAAGTATATACTGCTGGAGGAGAGCGGAACGGGGTCGGGTGCGGGCGGATCGGGCTAA
- the LOC6530677 gene encoding uncharacterized protein LOC6530677, which translates to MAHRLQLRSDDFDVIGAVPRDLSVIKNFLKRDCAIKKLIDIEEEFLQECVLRGQDPMKLKGKSGSEIVSRGSGQGSNVTEPKPDPCASKTPENTLASDYCDPCRRLKTSVVLEELTKPAITNPVFNKSLPPYFDAESVMGKSLPVKFRFRRKFNKCDQERAGNLMCTTTPSTNVVVLTNCCDVMVWPSQRVAQMNRVPVTMLTGEGDLTEYMLEEETIM; encoded by the exons ATGGCGCACCGCCTCCAACTCCGCAGCGATGACTTCGACGTAATCGGCGCGGTGCCGCGCGATCTGTCGGTGATTAAGAACTTCCTGAAGCGGGACTGTGCCATCAAGAAACTGATTGACATCGAGGAGGAGTTCCTGCAGGAGTGCGTATTGCGTGGCCAGGATCCCATGAAGCTCAAGGGTAAAAGTGGCAGCGAAATTGTGTCACGTGGTAGCGGGCAGGGATCCAATGTAACCGAACCCAAACCGGATCCCTGTGCTAGTAAAACCCCGGAGAACACATTGGCGTCCGACTACTGTGATCCCTGTCGACGACTCAAGACGTCCGTGGTTCTCGAAGAG CTTACGAAGCCAGCCATCACAAATCCGGTGTTCAACAAATCCCTGCCGCCGTACTTTGATGCAGAGAGCGTGATGGGCAAGTCGTTGCCCGTGAAGTTCCGTTTCCGGCGCAAGTTCAACAAATGCGATCAGGAGAGGGCCGGCAACCTGATGTGCACCACCACACCGAGCACCAATGTGGTTGTGCTGACCAACTGCTGCGACGTGATGGTCTGGCCCAGTCAGCGGGTGGCCCAGATGAACCGAGTGCCGGTCACCATGCTGACGGGCGAGGGCGATCTCACGGAGTACATGCTGGAGGAGGAGACCATCATGTGA
- the LOC6530680 gene encoding uncharacterized protein LOC6530680 isoform X1 codes for MSSNHRPLDDSDILLIQTIRDTPSLYDPQLPSFRLSQRKEEDWAKVADLLNISISDARRRWTCLRDRYSRELKQKRLHPSGEFGHNDFFRKMDFLREFVRKRRERRGRERDREQKPTGWMKVELQRRRRIRLPLDTDTLIEDHGSQAYDEGEEQHEYDAKLESHTTQSETYSVLVEADDGQEPEQESYDEFLGDTECEQKVKVVTIHPESADPKVTSAPEPVESNQADLNYLVCMPPNVNQEREHSAPELTNPPAVIPQKTSETEDDFFCKSIAAYLRQLSRVHKIKAKVEMYQILEKYILLEESGTGSGAGGSG; via the coding sequence atgagctCAAACCACCGTCCTCTGGACGATTCGGATATCCTCCTAATACAAACCATCCGCGATACGCCGTCGCTGTACGATCCCCAGCTGCCCTCCTTCCGGCTGTCTCAGCGCAAGGAGGAGGACTGGGCTAAAGTGGCGGATTTGCTAAACATCTCCATTTCAGACGCTCGACGACGGTGGACGTGTCTGCGGGATCGCTACTCTCGGGAGCTCAAGCAAAAGCGCCTGCATCCGTCCGGCGAGTTTGGCCACAATGACTTCTTTCGGAAGATGGATTTCTTACGAGAGTTTGTGCGCAAGAGACGCGAGCGCCGAGGACGCGAACGGGATCGGGAACAAAAGCCAACCGGGTGGATGAAGGTTGAGTTACAGCGTCGCCGTCGCATCCGCCTGCCCCTGGATACAGACACCTTGATCGAGGATCATGGTTCGCAAGCTTACGACGAGGGCGAGGAGCAACACGAATACGACGCTAAGCTGGAGTCTCATACCACGCAGTCCGAAACGTATTCGGTGCTCGTGGAGGCGGACGATGGCCAGGAGCCCGAACAGGAGAGCTACGACGAGTTTCTTGGCGATACGGAGTGCGAGCAGAAGGTTAAAGTGGTCACAATTCATCCGGAATCCGCTGATCCAAAGGTGACATCCGCACCCGAACCTGTGGAGTCTAACCAGGCGGATCTGAACTACTTGGTCTGTATGCCGCCCAATGTAAATCAGGAGCGAGAGCATTCCGCCCCAGAATTAACCAATCCGCCGGCCGTCATCCCTCAAAAAACCTCCGAAACGGAGGACGACTTCTTTTGCAAATCAATCGCCGCTTACTTGCGTCAACTGTCGCGCGTGCACAAGATCAAGGCCAAGGTGGAGATGTACCAGATTCTGGAGAAGTATATACTGCTGGAGGAGAGCGGAACGGGGTCGGGTGCGGGCGGATCGGGCTAA
- the LOC6530675 gene encoding GTP cyclohydrolase 1 isoform X4 translates to MKPQTSEQSGSGQNGEGAADAVAVATIPTGEASAATSGTDLTVSKNSQQLKLEMLNMELASNGSGHEKCTFHHDLELDHKPPTREALLPDMARSYRLLLGGLGENPDRQGLIKTPERAAKAMLYFTKGYDQSLEDVLNGAVFDEDHDEMVVVKDIEMFSMCEHHLVPFYGKVSIGYLPCNKILGLSKLARIVEIFARRLQVQERLTKQIAVAVTQAVQPAGVAVVVEGVHMCMVMRGVQKINSKTVTSTMLGVFRDDPKTREEFLNLVNSK, encoded by the exons ATGAAGCCCCAGACCAGCGAGCAAAGTGGCAGTGGCCAGAATGGCGAGGGTGCCGCGgatgccgttgccgttgccacGATCCCCACGGGCGAAGCCTCCGCCGCCACATCCGGAACCGATCTTACGGTCTCCAAAAACAGCCAGCAGCTGAAACTGGAAATGCTCAACATGGAGCTGGCCAGCAATGGAAGCG GCCACGAGAAGTGCACGTTCCACCACGACCTGGAGCTGGACCACAAGCCACCAACGCGAGAGGCCCTACTCCCGGACATGGCCCGCTCGTACCGTCTCCTTTTGGGCGGCCTGGGCGAGAATCCCGACCGCCAGGGACTGATCAAGACACCGGAGCGGGCGGCCAAGGCCATGCTGTACTTCACCAAGGGCTATGACCAGAGTCTCGAGG ATGTTCTCAACGGAGCCGTGTTCGACGAGGATCATGACGAAATGGTCGTAGTCAAGGACATTGAAATGTTCTCCATGTGCGAGCATCATTTGGTGCCTTTCTACGGCAAGGTATCAATCGGTTACTTGCCGTGCAACAAGATTCTCGGACTCAGCAAATTGGCACG CATTGTGGAAATATTTGCGCGTCGCCTGCAAGTACAGGAGCGCTTGACTAAGCAGATCGCAGTGGCCGTGACTCAGGCTGTGCAACCTGCTGGAGTCGCAGTTGTAGTAGAGGGAGT CCACATGTGCATGGTGATGCGAGGCGTGCAGAAAATCAACAGCAAAACTGTTACCTCAACTATGCTGGGCGTGTTCCGAGACGATCCCAAGACCCGGGAGGAGTTCCTGAACTTAGTCAATAGCAAATAG
- the LOC6530675 gene encoding GTP cyclohydrolase 1 isoform X3 gives MSFTRQLSEMSASELNDAIDDTNFPQAHILSRGRNNSVCSTSSTSGTSSLADRPQPQTEQSTAIAGTPVEEVAPASTLVPVSGNQRPRLILKTNGSSPDSDGHEKCTFHHDLELDHKPPTREALLPDMARSYRLLLGGLGENPDRQGLIKTPERAAKAMLYFTKGYDQSLEDVLNGAVFDEDHDEMVVVKDIEMFSMCEHHLVPFYGKVSIGYLPCNKILGLSKLARIVEIFARRLQVQERLTKQIAVAVTQAVQPAGVAVVVEGVHMCMVMRGVQKINSKTVTSTMLGVFRDDPKTREEFLNLVNSK, from the exons ATGAGCTTCACCCGCCAACTGTCCGAGATGAGTGCCAGCGAGCTGAACGATGCCATCGACGACACCAACTTCCCGCAGGCCCACATCCTATCGCGCGGTCGCAACAACAGCGTCTGCTCAACAAGTAGCACCTCGGGCACCTCTTCGCTGGCGGACAGGCCGCAGCCCCAGACGGAGCAGTCCACTGCCATTGCGGGCACGCCCGTCGAGGAGGTGGCTCCAGCTTCTACTCTCGTCCCGGTGTCCGGCAATCAGAGACCCCGCCTCATCCTGAAGACGAACGGCAGCAGTCCGGATAGCGATG GCCACGAGAAGTGCACGTTCCACCACGACCTGGAGCTGGACCACAAGCCACCAACGCGAGAGGCCCTACTCCCGGACATGGCCCGCTCGTACCGTCTCCTTTTGGGCGGCCTGGGCGAGAATCCCGACCGCCAGGGACTGATCAAGACACCGGAGCGGGCGGCCAAGGCCATGCTGTACTTCACCAAGGGCTATGACCAGAGTCTCGAGG ATGTTCTCAACGGAGCCGTGTTCGACGAGGATCATGACGAAATGGTCGTAGTCAAGGACATTGAAATGTTCTCCATGTGCGAGCATCATTTGGTGCCTTTCTACGGCAAGGTATCAATCGGTTACTTGCCGTGCAACAAGATTCTCGGACTCAGCAAATTGGCACG CATTGTGGAAATATTTGCGCGTCGCCTGCAAGTACAGGAGCGCTTGACTAAGCAGATCGCAGTGGCCGTGACTCAGGCTGTGCAACCTGCTGGAGTCGCAGTTGTAGTAGAGGGAGT CCACATGTGCATGGTGATGCGAGGCGTGCAGAAAATCAACAGCAAAACTGTTACCTCAACTATGCTGGGCGTGTTCCGAGACGATCCCAAGACCCGGGAGGAGTTCCTGAACTTAGTCAATAGCAAATAG